One window of Branchiostoma lanceolatum isolate klBraLanc5 chromosome 6, klBraLanc5.hap2, whole genome shotgun sequence genomic DNA carries:
- the LOC136436229 gene encoding transmembrane protein 272-like produces MGEQESTRTVFICETFWRLVSLGIIVAMVVVGSVYVHDCPIQYMIPVYLIVYGIFLLLPTFTARHKKAGEDPPDVLQSPGQCCFQGIVGCFLLVWFIGGTSWVYPAFPMVDLTNTTSPNYCQPVLYNFAFTITTATWVVTGLGLLASLCYLGFTLVRGDQNQYSDV; encoded by the exons ATGGGTGAGCAGGAGTCGACTAGAACAG TGTTCATCTGTGAGACCTTCTGGCGGCTGGTCTCTCTCGGCATCATAGTGGCCATGGTTGTAGTTG GTTCCGTGTACGTGCACGACTGTCCCATCCAGTACATGATCCCCGTGTACCTGATCGTGTACGgcatcttcctcctgctgccCACCTTCACCGCGCGGCACAAGAAGGCGGGGGAGGACCCGCCCGACGTGCTACAGTCGCCCGGACAATGCTGCTTCCAGGGCATCGTGGGTTGTTTCCTCCTCGTCTGGTTTATCGGAG GAACGAGTTGGGTGTACCCTGCCTTCCCAATGGTAGACCTGACCAACACCACCAGTCCGAACTACTGCCAACCCGTCCTGTACAACTTCGCCTTCACCATCACCACGGCCACATGGGTGGTGACGGGCCTGGGGCTGCTGGCATCTCTCTGTTACCTGGGGTTCACACTGGTGCGCGGTGACCAGAACCAGTACAGCGACGTATAA
- the LOC136436227 gene encoding tumor necrosis factor ligand superfamily member 10-like — protein MGCKGVYKEHRFGHVLELIVFFQLVLLLALCVSFVTVTVNLNAEIEELRTQVKESTSEKQSGDESWANHPGLTAIVQNIVAQALGNISTDKEQDRKQTGRFTPYGPLYLSEDDGKGDGKAGGKGGGEDRVYLAKPMAHLTGSIKAELMDPNRVLRPKNSLVRVRGWEWAQGLASLANGMKYGGGYIQVPMDGLYYVYSQLYFRYMKGDDGTRKHVQMLHYTFKRSDTYRVAQELMKSARTKCWSKHTDYELLSTYQGGVFRLRRGDRLYVAVSNVDLVNFEETASYFGAFLI, from the exons ATGGGTTGTAAAGGTGTCTACAAGGAGCACAGATTCGGCCATGTTCTTGAACTGATAGTGTTTTTCCAGCTCGTCTTGCTTTTGGCTCTCTGCGTCAGTTTTGTGACGGTCACTGTCAATCTTAATGCTGAGATTGAGGAGCTGAGGACTCAAGTGAAGGAGAGTACCTCCGAGAAGCAGTCTGGGGACGAGAGCTGGGCGAATCACCCTGGTCTCACTGCTATTGTCCAAAAT ATTGTTGCGCAAGCCTTGGGGAATATTTCAACTGACAAAG AGCAAGACAGAAAACAGACCGGCCGTTTCACCCCTTACGGCCCCCTGTACCTGTCAGAAGATGACGGGAAGGGAGACGGGAAGGCAGGCGGGAAGGGAGGCGGGGAGGACCGAGTGTACCTGGCCAAGCCAATGGCCCACCTCACGGGGTCAATCAAGGCGGAACTGATGGACCCAAACAGGG TACTTCGCCCTAAGAACTCCCTGGTGCGAGTGAGAGGTTGGGAGTGGGCACAGGGCCTGGCGAGTCTCGCTAACGGTATGAAGTACGGCGGCGGGTACATCCAGGTGCCCATGGATGGACTGTACTACGTCTACAG CCAACTGTACTTCAGGTACATGAAAGGTGATGACGGGACCAGGAAGCACGTTCAGATGCTTCATTACACCTTCAAGAGAAGCGACACCTACCGGGTGGCGCAGGAACTCATGAAAAGTGCCCGCACAAA GTGCTGGAGTAAGCACACAGACTACGAGCTCCTGTCCACCTACCAGGGCGGCGTGTTCCGCCTCAGGCGGGGGGACAGGCTGTACGTGGCCGTCAGTAACGTCGACCTCGTCAACTTTGAGGAGACCGCCAGCTACTTCGGAGCGTTTCTCATCTAA
- the LOC136436228 gene encoding transmembrane protein 272-like, with protein MEVFTCKNASRLLSFLIILCMIIIGGVYRESCPINFLIPIYLIVYGVFLLVPTIGSIVHGRQDQDEAGEPEGGAGGQFGPDQIMKSPVFSCVQGVVGCFLFGWFIAGNVWVYSAYPVVDRNNSTSPEYCHFVLYDFAFTITTLVWITLALGLCAGVITVVCSVGKDGEDMS; from the exons ATGGAAG TCTTCACCTGTAAGAATGCCAGCCGCCTGCTGTCTTTCCTCATCATCCTGTGTATGATCATCATTG GTGGAGTGTACAGAGAAAGCTGTCCCATCAACTTCCTGATCCCCATCTACCTGATCGTGTACGGCGTCTTCCTACTAGTGCCGACTATCGGTTCCATCGTGCATGGCAGGCAGGACCAGGACGAAGCCGGTGAGCCGGAGGGCGGGGCAGGCGGGCAGTTCGGCCCGGACCAGATAATGAAGTCTCCCGTCTTCTCCTGCGTGCAGGGCGTGGTGGGCTGCTTCCTGTTCGGCTGGTTCATCGCAG GTAACGTGTGGGTGTACTCGGCGTACCCCGTGGTTGACCGGAACAACTCGACCAGTCCCGAGTACTGTCACTTCGTGCTGTACGACTTCGCCTTCACCATCACCACGCTGGTGTGGATTACCCTGGCGCTGGGCCTGTGCGCAGGCGTCATCACGGTCGTCTGTTCCGTCGGCAAGGACGGCGAGGACATGTCATAG